The proteins below are encoded in one region of Elusimicrobiaceae bacterium:
- the recG gene encoding ATP-dependent DNA helicase RecG → MGTIQYLKGIGPAKAKLFERLEIFSVADLLHYYPRTYQDRRENAPNAGLNPVSLLVFKGRVLRVQNIPARSVLIFKAFLADEKNRQIECTWFKKRSFGSFRFDPFAALKKDFKINAEIWVIGRKENRNNFFDNKITVEEYYPVSDPAGAWHAGRITPIYSLTEGLTNKQFRQFMQEALQESEAKNEPDILPPSLTQKRKFLASNQALRAVHFPNSLAELENARSRLAYEEFLLLATAWGIKRTQHKIATKNYIYQIQKHLLTPFRQNLGFDFTNSQKKVINEIFADLQSPLPMNRLLQGDVGSGKTIVALSAMLLAVENGFQSALMAPTEILAEQHFLTFQKILHKLKVPVAILTSSTKTAERKKILAGLSDGSISIVVGTHALIQDDVKFKNLTLAVIDEQHRFGVKQRGKLKEKTARLDLLTMTATPIPRTLALAFYGDLAVSTLTELPPGRQPIQTRQADEFQANHIVENEIKKGRQAYIVYPLIEESESISAKAVTEEFEKLQKTFPQFKLAMLHGQMSRSEKESVMQDFAAHKTDILVATPVIEVGIDVPNATVMVIQNAERFGLASLHQLRGRVGRGKHESHCVLVPQHKSSLARERLGIICDTCDGFKIGERDMQLRGPGEILGTRQSGELEFKAGDLLKDHNILQWAIEDRDELLKEDPLLQKQEHAPFKQRLIELYQKNWHLIDLS, encoded by the coding sequence ATGGGCACCATTCAATACCTCAAAGGAATCGGACCGGCTAAAGCCAAATTATTTGAACGCTTGGAAATTTTTTCCGTTGCGGATTTATTGCATTATTATCCACGCACCTATCAAGACCGTCGAGAAAATGCCCCCAATGCCGGTTTAAATCCTGTTTCATTGCTGGTATTTAAAGGGCGCGTATTGCGTGTGCAAAATATTCCGGCTCGTTCGGTTTTAATTTTTAAAGCATTTCTGGCAGATGAAAAAAACCGTCAAATAGAATGTACTTGGTTTAAAAAACGATCTTTTGGTTCCTTCCGCTTTGATCCTTTTGCTGCTTTAAAAAAAGATTTCAAAATCAATGCGGAGATTTGGGTAATCGGAAGAAAAGAAAACAGAAACAACTTTTTTGACAATAAAATAACGGTAGAAGAATATTACCCCGTTTCCGATCCGGCCGGCGCGTGGCATGCGGGCAGAATCACCCCTATTTACAGTCTGACAGAAGGCCTGACCAACAAACAGTTCCGTCAATTTATGCAAGAAGCCTTGCAAGAAAGTGAGGCCAAAAACGAGCCGGACATTTTACCCCCCTCTTTAACGCAAAAGCGCAAATTTTTGGCCAGCAACCAAGCCTTGCGCGCGGTTCATTTCCCAAACAGTCTAGCCGAGTTGGAAAATGCCCGCTCCCGTTTGGCATATGAAGAATTTTTACTCTTGGCTACCGCTTGGGGTATCAAACGCACCCAACATAAAATAGCCACCAAAAATTATATTTACCAAATCCAAAAACATTTACTCACCCCTTTTCGTCAAAATTTGGGTTTTGATTTTACCAATAGCCAAAAAAAAGTGATTAATGAAATCTTTGCCGATTTGCAATCTCCGTTGCCGATGAATCGGTTATTACAAGGAGATGTCGGCTCAGGCAAAACGATAGTAGCTCTTTCGGCGATGTTGCTGGCGGTGGAAAACGGGTTTCAAAGCGCGCTGATGGCCCCTACAGAAATATTGGCAGAGCAACATTTTTTAACCTTTCAAAAAATCCTTCATAAACTCAAAGTACCTGTGGCTATATTAACCTCAAGTACCAAAACAGCCGAACGCAAGAAAATATTAGCCGGACTTTCTGATGGCTCCATCTCCATCGTAGTGGGCACTCATGCGCTGATACAAGATGATGTAAAATTTAAAAATTTAACTTTAGCGGTCATAGACGAACAACATCGCTTTGGAGTAAAGCAACGCGGAAAGCTGAAAGAAAAAACCGCCCGCTTAGACCTTTTAACCATGACCGCCACCCCTATTCCGCGCACATTAGCCTTGGCCTTTTACGGAGATTTGGCCGTTTCCACGCTGACAGAACTGCCACCCGGACGCCAACCCATACAAACGCGCCAAGCCGACGAATTTCAGGCCAATCATATCGTAGAAAATGAAATTAAAAAAGGAAGACAGGCCTATATTGTTTATCCCTTAATTGAAGAAAGCGAAAGCATTTCCGCCAAAGCGGTCACGGAAGAATTTGAAAAATTACAAAAAACTTTTCCGCAGTTTAAATTAGCCATGCTACATGGACAAATGAGCCGCAGTGAAAAAGAAAGTGTCATGCAAGACTTTGCCGCCCATAAAACGGATATTTTAGTAGCTACTCCCGTCATTGAAGTAGGCATAGATGTGCCTAATGCCACCGTCATGGTTATTCAAAACGCAGAGCGTTTCGGCTTGGCAAGTTTGCACCAATTACGCGGCAGGGTAGGCAGAGGCAAGCACGAAAGTCATTGCGTTTTGGTGCCTCAGCACAAGTCAAGCCTAGCACGTGAAAGATTGGGCATTATCTGTGATACTTGCGACGGATTTAAAATAGGTGAACGAGATATGCAACTGCGCGGACCGGGTGAAATTTTGGGCACGCGCCAAAGCGGAGAATTGGAGTTTAAAGCAGGGGACCTTTTAAAAGATCACAATATTTTACAATGGGCTATAGAGGACCGAGATGAACTTTTAAAAGAAGACCCTCTGCTTCAAAAACAGGAACATGCCCCTTTTAAACAAAGGCTCATAGAATTGTATCAAAAAAATTGGCACTTAATAGATTTAAGTTAA
- the metG gene encoding methionine--tRNA ligase: MSKKFFVTTPIYYVNSVPHIGHAYTTIALDILARYKRQQGVDVHFLTGTDEHGANIEKSAAAQGVSPKEWTDNVSAQYQAMWKVLNISYDDFIRTTDAKHEHVVQAIFEKLLKQGDIYKGSYSGKYCLSCEQYYDESEMLEGGICPVHKRPLTEVHEETYFFKLSKYQDALLKFYADNPDFLSPKYRANEIINFVKGGLRDLSVTRTKVKWGVPVVSDPAHTVYVWFDALINYVSATGAGTLLCEDKSEHEEHLKKVGAEKFEDFWPANLHMVGKEIFRFHSVIWPAMLMALGLPLPSKVFAHGWWTVEGEKMSKSLGNVVNPVELAEKYGVDPVRAFLFREVPFGQDGDFSMQSFKNRYNSDLANNIGNLLSRTLNMAAKNVGDLPETAAADCATEKRALQVAANIDAQYNELAFDKVLESIYGFAGELNKLVDEKKPWELAKTDKEAASAVLLELVCGLRFISKWIEPFMPTVAQEMQRRLAAGKIEKYAPLFPRLEDK; encoded by the coding sequence ATGAGTAAGAAATTTTTTGTGACAACCCCCATCTATTACGTAAATTCCGTACCGCATATCGGTCATGCTTATACGACGATTGCTTTGGATATTTTGGCTCGTTATAAACGTCAACAAGGGGTGGATGTGCACTTCTTAACAGGTACAGATGAACATGGTGCCAATATTGAAAAATCGGCCGCCGCACAAGGGGTTTCCCCAAAGGAATGGACAGATAATGTATCGGCTCAGTACCAAGCGATGTGGAAGGTTTTAAATATTTCTTATGACGATTTTATCCGCACAACTGATGCCAAGCATGAACATGTGGTGCAGGCTATTTTTGAGAAACTCTTAAAACAAGGGGATATTTATAAAGGTTCTTACTCAGGTAAATATTGTTTGTCTTGCGAGCAATATTACGATGAAAGTGAAATGTTGGAAGGCGGTATTTGCCCTGTCCATAAACGTCCGTTGACCGAAGTGCACGAAGAAACTTATTTCTTTAAACTTTCCAAATATCAAGATGCTTTACTTAAATTCTATGCCGATAATCCGGACTTTTTAAGTCCTAAATACCGCGCTAATGAAATCATTAATTTCGTGAAAGGCGGTTTAAGAGATTTATCCGTCACCCGCACCAAAGTAAAATGGGGGGTACCGGTGGTGTCTGACCCGGCACATACTGTATATGTATGGTTTGATGCTTTGATTAACTATGTCTCCGCTACCGGAGCAGGAACGTTGCTTTGTGAAGACAAGTCCGAACATGAAGAACATTTAAAGAAAGTAGGTGCAGAAAAATTTGAAGATTTTTGGCCGGCTAATTTGCATATGGTCGGTAAAGAAATTTTCCGTTTTCACAGTGTGATTTGGCCTGCTATGTTGATGGCATTGGGCCTTCCGCTACCCAGCAAAGTGTTTGCGCACGGTTGGTGGACGGTAGAAGGGGAAAAAATGTCCAAATCTTTGGGCAATGTGGTAAACCCGGTAGAACTAGCTGAAAAGTACGGTGTTGATCCGGTGCGTGCCTTTTTATTCCGCGAAGTGCCCTTCGGTCAAGACGGTGATTTCTCTATGCAGAGTTTTAAAAATCGCTATAATTCCGATTTGGCCAATAATATCGGCAATTTGCTTTCCCGCACGTTGAATATGGCTGCCAAAAACGTAGGTGATTTGCCCGAAACGGCTGCCGCTGATTGCGCTACCGAAAAAAGAGCATTGCAAGTGGCCGCCAATATTGATGCTCAATATAATGAGCTGGCTTTTGATAAAGTATTGGAAAGCATTTACGGATTTGCCGGTGAACTCAACAAATTGGTAGATGAAAAGAAACCGTGGGAGTTGGCTAAAACCGATAAAGAGGCCGCTTCGGCAGTTTTGTTGGAATTAGTGTGCGGACTTCGTTTTATTTCTAAGTGGATTGAGCCCTTTATGCCGACGGTGGCCCAAGAAATGCAACGCCGTTTGGCGGCAGGGAAGATCGAGAAATATGCTCCGCTGTTTCCCAGATTGGAAGATAAATAA
- the holB gene encoding DNA polymerase III subunit delta', whose amino-acid sequence MSFNEILDQAAATQYLKKSVMGHVPQAMLFCGPSGVGKKKAALEFAKALNCQDFIARQEGDSCGVCEHCRAIAAGRYADVVLADFLYQARLELKKDPNDKNYEEELEKELAKQQRIKVDTIRDITAKSQQKSAIGGWKVFIVDEAQSMQAEAANALLKFIEEPPQKTVWILLTDKKASMLKTILSRCQPLQFAPLQQKTVAQLLEQVSPETENAALAAQYGQGSITRARYAAQALELLQSASQGPAWPASVAAALPRTMVAARQQAQAVLDVLILAVHQAWVKEENYSQRQILQQILKKLENYKIAVLRNVSPALTVETALMSLDKCPIDLFG is encoded by the coding sequence ATGTCCTTCAATGAAATCTTAGACCAAGCGGCCGCTACGCAGTACCTCAAAAAAAGTGTGATGGGGCATGTGCCCCAAGCCATGCTTTTCTGTGGTCCGTCCGGCGTAGGAAAGAAAAAAGCCGCTTTGGAGTTTGCCAAAGCACTTAATTGCCAAGATTTTATTGCTCGGCAGGAGGGGGACTCTTGTGGTGTGTGTGAGCATTGCCGCGCTATAGCAGCCGGCAGATATGCCGATGTGGTGCTGGCAGATTTTTTATATCAAGCCAGGCTGGAACTTAAAAAAGACCCCAACGATAAAAATTACGAAGAAGAATTAGAAAAGGAACTAGCCAAACAACAACGCATAAAAGTGGACACTATTCGTGATATTACGGCCAAAAGCCAACAGAAAAGTGCCATAGGCGGTTGGAAAGTATTTATCGTGGATGAGGCCCAGAGTATGCAGGCTGAAGCGGCCAATGCCTTGCTTAAATTTATAGAAGAACCGCCTCAAAAAACAGTATGGATTTTGCTAACAGATAAAAAGGCCTCCATGCTTAAAACCATTTTATCACGTTGCCAGCCTTTGCAGTTTGCACCGTTGCAGCAAAAAACGGTGGCACAACTTTTGGAGCAAGTGTCGCCAGAAACGGAAAATGCCGCGTTGGCGGCTCAATACGGGCAAGGCTCCATTACGCGGGCCCGTTATGCTGCACAAGCATTGGAACTTTTGCAATCGGCCTCACAGGGCCCCGCTTGGCCGGCTTCAGTAGCGGCTGCATTGCCGCGTACGATGGTGGCTGCGCGTCAACAGGCACAAGCAGTGCTTGATGTGCTGATTCTGGCCGTACATCAGGCGTGGGTAAAAGAGGAAAACTATTCCCAGCGCCAAATATTACAACAGATTTTAAAGAAGTTAGAAAATTACAAAATAGCCGTTTTGCGCAATGTATCCCCTGCGTTGACGGTGGAAACAGCCTTGATGAGTTTGGATAAATGCCCAATAGATCTTTTTGGCTGA
- the tmk gene encoding dTMP kinase, which yields MKGKFIVLEGPDRCGKSTQAKLLYNYLLEQGFDVVLTREPGGTPAAEKIRQIVLEPDLDIRPVAELMLYEASRAQHTQEKIIPALQEGKIVICERYTMSTCAYQGYARGLDLKMIETLNDIATTGIKPDLTLVFLMSDKYFSSRGEYLFSDRLEREDREFRENMRRGYKNMLGRTENAHLIDADGDVDVIREKVISLLKEHHITDLCPSMKS from the coding sequence ATGAAAGGAAAATTTATTGTTTTAGAAGGGCCGGACCGTTGCGGTAAATCGACCCAAGCCAAACTGCTTTACAACTATTTGTTAGAGCAAGGTTTTGATGTGGTACTTACGCGCGAACCGGGCGGTACGCCGGCGGCTGAAAAAATTCGCCAAATTGTGCTGGAGCCGGATTTGGATATTCGTCCTGTGGCGGAGTTGATGCTTTATGAGGCCAGCCGCGCCCAACATACGCAGGAAAAAATTATCCCTGCTTTGCAAGAGGGGAAAATTGTTATTTGCGAGCGTTATACTATGTCCACCTGTGCTTATCAAGGGTATGCGCGTGGGCTGGATTTGAAAATGATTGAAACGCTTAATGACATTGCTACTACAGGAATTAAGCCGGATTTAACACTGGTATTTTTGATGTCTGATAAATATTTTTCTTCTCGCGGAGAATATTTATTCTCCGACCGTTTGGAAAGAGAAGACCGCGAATTTAGAGAAAACATGAGACGCGGATATAAAAACATGTTGGGCCGTACCGAAAATGCTCACTTGATTGATGCTGACGGCGATGTAGATGTCATTCGGGAAAAAGTGATTTCTCTGTTAAAAGAACACCATATTACAGATTTATGTCCTTCAATGAAATCTTAG
- a CDS encoding HAD hydrolase family protein — translation MNEDLLARARKIKVVLTDIDGIWTDGKLHFFLTPEGRVEEIKSFNAQDGIAVMMLRSSGIKSGVITGRRHETTITRARNLGMNYFYQGFLTKLGPLEDVLKREKITAEEVAYMGDDLTDLPLLEKVGLAVTVPNAVAVVKEAAHFITSRCGGDGAYREMVDLIVSAQEKMEPMLADIRASRWTRPAAEELQIVTSEEGIS, via the coding sequence ATGAATGAAGATCTCTTGGCGCGTGCGCGCAAAATCAAAGTAGTCCTAACTGATATAGACGGCATTTGGACGGATGGAAAACTGCATTTTTTTCTTACGCCCGAAGGTCGCGTGGAAGAAATCAAATCTTTTAATGCCCAAGACGGCATTGCCGTTATGATGTTGCGCAGCAGTGGTATCAAAAGCGGAGTCATCACCGGCCGTCGTCATGAAACCACCATCACTCGTGCGCGTAATTTGGGCATGAACTACTTTTATCAAGGATTTTTAACAAAGTTGGGTCCGCTGGAAGATGTGCTGAAAAGGGAAAAAATTACCGCTGAAGAAGTGGCCTATATGGGAGATGATTTAACCGATTTGCCGCTATTGGAAAAAGTGGGCCTTGCCGTCACTGTGCCCAATGCCGTTGCGGTAGTCAAAGAAGCGGCTCATTTTATTACTTCCAGATGCGGCGGAGACGGAGCCTACCGCGAAATGGTGGATTTGATAGTTTCTGCACAAGAAAAAATGGAACCTATGTTGGCCGATATCCGCGCCAGCCGTTGGACGCGTCCTGCCGCAGAAGAATTGCAAATCGTCACATCTGAAGAAGGGATTTCTTAA